TTAATTGACTCAGATCAGAAAGTTTGGAGAACGGACCTCCTAAGGGAGATGTTTTCTGAAAGAGAAGTGAGGGCTATATCTTCTATTCCTATCAGCTGTGGAAGTAGGAAAGATAAATTAACCTGGCAGCTAACTCCTAATGGTCAATATTCAGTAAAAAGTGGATACCACCACCAGAAACAGATGCAAACATAAGAGAAAGGGGAGAGTTCGAATAGACAAGTGGAAGCTAGCATGTGGAAGAGTCTTTGGAAGATGGAGGTGATCCCTACAGTCAAACACTTTATTTGGAGAGCATGCAAAGAAGCCCTTCCTACCCTTGCAAATCTGAAATGAGGAAAATAGTAGAGAAGAGTGTGTGCCCCATCTGTAACCTTGAACCCGAAACTTCTGGCCATGTTCTTTGGGGCTGTCCAGCAGCTAAGGATGTATGGAGCCATGGTTGtgttaaaatccaaaaaatgtcATACCATGATGACCTCTTCTCAAAAATCTGGTCTAGGCTGATTCATAAACTTGATAAAACTGAGCTTGAGGAATGTGCAGTTGTGATGAGGGGGTTGTGGACCAGGAGGAATGAACTAGTACATGGCAAAGGACTTAAGCATCCAGGAGAGCTTTTGCAGGGAGCTAAATCAGAAGCCATCGCTTACAAAGAAGCCAAGGTGTCCCAACAAGGCTGTCAACGGAATGCTAACCAAACTACACAGACCTGGCAACACCCAGCTCAAGGAGTATACAAAGTCAACTGGGATGCAGCATTGAACAAAGAAACATGGCACGTGGGATTGGGAGTTCTTGTCCGAGACTACCAAGGCAGAGTAGTTGGAGCACAACGAGCGAGAAGATCTAGTGCAGGAAGTCCTTTTGATGCAGAAGCACTTGGTCTAGTAATTGCAACCAATTTTTGCAGGGATTTGGGGCTGAACTAGATTGTTCTGGAAGGTGACTCCATGAAAGTCATCAATCTACTTCTCGGGAAGGAGAAGAATTGGAGCCTAGGCGGTCTACAGGTGGAAGATGCAAGGGATGTGTTGGCAAGCATTGGAAGTTGGCAGGCAAATCACACTTACCGTGGTGCAAACAAAGCTGCCTATGAGCTAGCAAAGTCTGCTCTATTTTTAGTCAGTGATGTATACAATGTTAAAGAATGTCCAGTATGCATTCGTTCGATTGTAATCTCTGAGCTATTATCAACATGATTAATGAAAGTACcgatttcattttaaaaaaaaaaaaaaagatccgcTCTTTCCAAAAGCAAGCTTTAATACACTAGTCTATAGTACGGTACTGACAACATTTCCCGAGAAGCTCATCCTTTTCTGTAACATGCAGTGTGATGGTGATTACGTATTGGCATGGATCTCACAGGCGAGCAGTAATTTCTACTTGGGAATTAAACATGCTTTTTTCAGATTCTCTACCAGACATAACTATCGATCGTTTTGATTGACATCCAAGACAGATCAGTATTTATTGCACTCAACCGCATTCCACCAAAACATAGTAATTAACCCCACCTACCAAGACTGAAACGCATTACACCTGGACAAAACACCACCCCCTGCATCTGCATTATTATAAACACCAACCTAGGCGAGCTTCTTACACTCAGAGCCGGTAGCCAACATCCATCTTAAAGCTAGCTTGGGATTGTAATTCTTTGCTGCGCGCattaatcaatatttttcatgatgGCTAGCTAtgttaatatctttaagttggTTTGCTTCGTGGCTGTAGCGTGCATGGTGGTAGGTGCACCAAAGGGCTCAGAAGCTGCTATATCATGTGGGCAGGTGGTGAGGTACCTGACCCCATGCGTTTCTTATGTAGCAAATGGTGGGAGTGTGCCGGCTACGTGCTGCAGTGGGATCAAGACCCTCTACAGCCTGGCTCGCACCACAGCTGACCGTCAGGGCGTTTGCAGTTGTATAAAGCAAGCTGTCAGCGGAGTTCCATACACTCCTTACAACCTTAATCTCGCAGCTGGGCTTCCCAAGAAATGTGGAGTCAATATTCCTTACAAGATCAGCCCCTCTACAGATTGCAAAAGGTGCGACTCGATCTCTCCCCTCTCTAGATCTCAAATTCATCATGTTCATATGCCTAATACTACTACTGTATTACTCTGAGATATATCTTATTTCATGGAATGTTGCTAACGTTCTCTCTGTTGCCCTTGCTTTGTTATAACCTCGATGCAGCGTTAAGTGATCTGCAGATAGATAGAGGCATCGTAGAAATCAAGTTGGGTTAGCGTGAGATTAAATATCGGTGCCTTTGTTCACCGGGGGATTTACAAGACTTGcttgattttcatctttctctGTACTCGTAATTTCATCGACTAGAAATGGgtcttgtttatatatatatatatatagcctgtTCATATATTTCTCTGTTATATATGGGTCTTGTTTATATATTTCtctgttaaatatatatatatatatatatatgcgctaAGTCGTCGGTCTTCTTGAGTTAAGCTGCTACCATGTACGCACTTTGCTTACGTAGGATATATTATTCATGGCAAAGGCCAGAGCATGTTTCTGATCCAACCTGATGTCTGCAAGCAAACAACCAACAAATTACAGGGATCTTACATTTCAAGCTGCTTACTGCATGGGACGAACACACGACGAGTGTGTTAATATGTGGAAAACAGTATATATAGATCTTGCGATATCGCTCCGATCATATTACCGTATGATATTATGCATCGACTAGATATTGAGTTtgtcattttaaattaaaatgagttgatttaTGGTTGACGAGCAGCACCACATCAACACATGAGTAGAATGATGAAGATAGAGTGAGAAGGTGAACATAGCATAATTGGGGATTGAAAGATGGATTGACTTCAAATTGTGATTACATTAATTGTGCTCTAAAAAACAACACCTTCTAGGTCTACTATTCACATTAAGCTGGGATTGACAAATGGAACGACATCACCAAAGACATGTGAACGTACATCGTGAattcattatattaaaatattaaaatattatattttaatattattattgttttaggatttgaaaaagttaagaaaaattaaattatttattatattttgtatgagaatttgagaaaattataatgatgagatgagaattttgagtttaagataaaaatttttatttaccaAAAAGAATCTTAGTATCTAAGAGAAAAGAATATAAACAAGTCACCATACATACCTGGTTCTCAAAATTTATGGAAGATCAAATCGTACTTGCATATATAGTACTCAGCATGTATGATCTTCTAGATCTCAGCACAATAACGAAATCTATAAATTTCTCTTTCAGCCTGTAAGAAATAGGTCAGAAAGAGGGAGGAAGAAAAGGTATTCCATTAAGCTGTACGTTATTTCAAACCACTACCCATGACGTACGAGACAAATTAAGTACAAATATTACTCTCTAGACCTTGGTCCATGCATGGTCTCTGAAGTGACGACTATATATGGAAGTATCCCATGTCCTCCGGCCATAACAAAGATCTTATGGGCCCAAAATAAGAGATATTGGAGACTGGGAGTGAAAGATATTCAATATATACCAACTAATTCAAGCAGAAAATGTACTACAGTGAATCAAAGAATTGGGAGAAGGGAAAACCAACTTGCATGGGGGATTTCTCTGAAAGGCGCGCAACAAGTGTGAATATAGCAAATGAATCGCATGGTTGTTGGAGTGGCTAGTCTGCAGCACACTTGTCCGGGTCAATTCTGTGAAGAAAACATATCTTCTTGACAGAATTGACCCGAACCAGAGATCGATACCAGATAGTATGTTGGCCACATCATTAAAGAGCATGGTCACTAGTATCCTAGCTAGTGAGATCAcataaagtttaactttgatgtAGTAGGTCGGGAGGATTTTCAGGTATTAGCTACGGAACCAACGATTTCTTTTATGgtgccaaaagaaattattacGTTAGGCTTTTGGTTTCTCTAGAAAACAATTTGTCTTTTCTAAGGTAGTTCACTTCATCTTATGATGATTCACCTTATCTATCAAATATAGGTAATTacctttaaataaataaagtggttAACCATTACTATCTTTTTATGGATTGAATAAGAGGATAGCCTAAAGTTTGTAGGAGTAGTAATTAAAGGTCTTTAGTCTTGCCTATATAAagggatttttattttctattagacTCACCCATAAAGTACAAAGGAAAAGACTAGAAGTTCATTCTCTACAAAAAATCTCTACTCTCTTTTATAGACTTTTCAGTTCTCAAACTCAAATGGCTGGAGGTAAAAGATTCTATAGATTTCTTTACTCTTCAAGATGTTTTCATataattggtatcagaactTAAACTTTCAGCtttgtgtttgaattattaGCATTTCAATTTTGTTCAAATAATGAGTCTTTAATGATTTCGGAGATATGCTATACTTTCAGCTTTTaagtttttgtatttaaattcatATCATGATGGTTATATGCTTATAACTATAGTAATAAATTTCAAAGGGATGTTTTACTTTGGGCTTAGCTTCAAGCTTTATACATATTGATTGGACTTTGGGCTAATTTACAGTTAATAGGTTTTTTTTACCTATTTTAGTAGATGtccaattttatttctttttaataataaaagtaatgctacatcatccttattatttaaaagaatacataaatttagaatctcattgtaattaaatcataagTAAGGATTTATCCCTACAggaaaatctttaattttttttgtaatttaattagtataagaaaatgatttttggtatTACGGTAAAATTTGTCTTCTACCTACAACTGTGGACAGTTTCATTTGTTAATATTTGGAATAATTTATCTTACAAATAAAGATAAGTAAATTTATGATGTTATACAACTTTTTCTCACATGAAGATCAAAATTTACTTGAATTCATaacattaaaatttttcttgttttggcaCTGTTGTTCCACAATCCTTAGTTGatggtatttattttattccaatGTTTGATGGCACTAATTATTCTAATTGGAAAGATTCGGCTCATTTTACCTAAGGGTATATGGACCTTGACTATGCATTTCATGTGAAACAACTACCTGCTGCCACAAATACGGATAAACAAGATGTCATAAAAAATCGCCATGGTGGGAGCAATCTAATCACCTAAGTCTAATGCTCATAAAGTCTTATATGTGTAAGAGCATTAGAAATTCTATTGGTGACTACACtaaaattaaagaattaatgCAGGCAATTGAGGAAT
This sequence is a window from Carya illinoinensis cultivar Pawnee chromosome 9, C.illinoinensisPawnee_v1, whole genome shotgun sequence. Protein-coding genes within it:
- the LOC122275336 gene encoding non-specific lipid-transfer protein 3-like; translated protein: MMASYVNIFKLVCFVAVACMVVGAPKGSEAAISCGQVVRYLTPCVSYVANGGSVPATCCSGIKTLYSLARTTADRQGVCSCIKQAVSGVPYTPYNLNLAAGLPKKCGVNIPYKISPSTDCKSVK